The Mytilus galloprovincialis chromosome 7, xbMytGall1.hap1.1, whole genome shotgun sequence genome has a window encoding:
- the LOC143082947 gene encoding 2-amino-3-ketobutyrate coenzyme A ligase, mitochondrial-like isoform X1: MEKIGDFVLKISKRHNNRAFKYFTRKRSTQAAAAVQQDLQHELEGIKDAGTWKGERVITSKQGPTIHVAGSQADILNFCANNYLGLSSHPEVIEAGKKALDTHGAGLSSVRFICGTQDLHKELEDKISKFHKKEDTILYASCFDANAGLFEVLLGPEDAVISDELNHASIIDGIRLCKAKRFRYKHTDMKDLEQNLKDASSCHKKLIATDGVFSMDGSVAPLPDITRLGNEYGALVFIDECHGTGFFGPTGRGTDEHFGLEVDIINSTLGKAMGGAAGGYTSGPKELVQLLRQRSRPYLFSNTLPPPVVACASKAFDLIIQNPDLPKKLLTNTVRFRSKMTDAGFTISGDPGHPICPVMLGDAKLASTFADDMLEKGIYVIGFSYPVVPKGKSRIRVQISAAHSEQEIDRAVDAFVEIGRKLKVIN; encoded by the exons ATGGAAAAAATCGGGGATTTTGTACTTAAAATATCTAAACGTCATA ACAATcgtgcttttaaatattttacaagaaaGAGATCTACACAAGCTGCAGCTGCCGTACAACAAGATCTGCAGCATGAACTAGAGGGTATAAAAGATGCTGGGACGTGGAAGGGAGAACGTGTCATCACATCTAAACAAGGCCCTACAATTCACGTAGCAGGATCTCAAGCAGACATACTCAATTTCTGTGCAAACAACTACCTTGGTTTGTCT AGTCACCCTGAAGTAATTGAAGCTGGCAAGAAAGCACTTGACACACACGGCGCTGGTCTCAGCTCTGTCCGATTTATATGTGGTACACAG GATCTGCACAAAGAACTTGAAGATAAAATCTCAAAATTCCACAAGAAAGAGGATACAATTTTATACGCTAGTTGTTTTGATGCAAATGCCGGACTATTTGAGGTATTACTTGGACCTGAAGATGCTGTTATATCAGACGAATTAAACCATGCATCTATTATTGATGGAATACGTCTGTGTAAAGCTAAACGATTCAGATATAAACACACAGATATGAAGG atcTTGAACAAAACTTGAAGGACGCATCCTCATGTCACAAAAAGCTGATAGCCACAGATGGTGTATTTAGTATGGATGGCAGCGTTGCACCATTGCC tgacataACAAGACTTGGAAACGAGTATGGAGCATTGGTCTTCATCGACGAATGTCATGGAACAGGATTTTTTGGACCAACTGGCAG AGGAACTGATGAGCATTTTGGATTGGAAGTTGATATCATAAACTCAACTCTTGGTAAAGCCATGGGAGGTGCTGCTG GTGGTTATACCTCTGGACCAAAAGAACTTGTACAGCTTTTAAGACAACGATCCAGaccttatttattttcaaacacgTTACCACCACCAGTAGTAGCATGTGCTAGCAAG GCTTTTGATTTGATAATTCAGAATCCAGATTTACCAAAGAAGCTGTTGACCAATACAGTGAGATTTAGGTCTAAAATGACGGACGCTGGATTCACTATCTCT GGTGATCCAGGACATCCCATTTGTCCAGTTATGTTAGGAGATGCCAAGTTAGCTAGTACTTTTGCTGATGATATGTTGG AGAAAGGTATCTATGTAATAGGATTCAGCTATCCAGTTGTTCCAAAGG GAAAATCAAGAATCAGAGTACAGATATCTGCTGCTCACTCAGAGCAAGAAATTGATAGAGCTGTGGATGCTTTTGTTGAAATCGGCAGAAAACTCAAAGTTATCAATTAA
- the LOC143082947 gene encoding 2-amino-3-ketobutyrate coenzyme A ligase, mitochondrial-like isoform X2: MEKIGDFVLKISKRHNNRAFKYFTRKRSTQAAAAVQQDLQHELEGIKDAGTWKGERVITSKQGPTIHVAGSQADILNFCANNYLGLSSHPEVIEAGKKALDTHGAGLSSVRFICGTQDLHKELEDKISKFHKKEDTILYASCFDANAGLFEVLLGPEDAVISDELNHASIIDGIRLCKAKRFRYKHTDMKDLEQNLKDASSCHKKLIATDGVFSMDGSVAPLPDITRLGNEYGALVFIDECHGTGFFGPTGRGTDEHFGLEVDIINSTLGKAMGGAAGGYTSGPKELVQLLRQRSRPYLFSNTLPPPVVACASKAFDLIIQNPDLPKKLLTNTVRFRSKMTDAGFTISGDPGHPICPVMLGDAKLASTFADDMLEKGIYVIGFSYPVVPKGKSRIRVQISAAHSEIHL, from the exons ATGGAAAAAATCGGGGATTTTGTACTTAAAATATCTAAACGTCATA ACAATcgtgcttttaaatattttacaagaaaGAGATCTACACAAGCTGCAGCTGCCGTACAACAAGATCTGCAGCATGAACTAGAGGGTATAAAAGATGCTGGGACGTGGAAGGGAGAACGTGTCATCACATCTAAACAAGGCCCTACAATTCACGTAGCAGGATCTCAAGCAGACATACTCAATTTCTGTGCAAACAACTACCTTGGTTTGTCT AGTCACCCTGAAGTAATTGAAGCTGGCAAGAAAGCACTTGACACACACGGCGCTGGTCTCAGCTCTGTCCGATTTATATGTGGTACACAG GATCTGCACAAAGAACTTGAAGATAAAATCTCAAAATTCCACAAGAAAGAGGATACAATTTTATACGCTAGTTGTTTTGATGCAAATGCCGGACTATTTGAGGTATTACTTGGACCTGAAGATGCTGTTATATCAGACGAATTAAACCATGCATCTATTATTGATGGAATACGTCTGTGTAAAGCTAAACGATTCAGATATAAACACACAGATATGAAGG atcTTGAACAAAACTTGAAGGACGCATCCTCATGTCACAAAAAGCTGATAGCCACAGATGGTGTATTTAGTATGGATGGCAGCGTTGCACCATTGCC tgacataACAAGACTTGGAAACGAGTATGGAGCATTGGTCTTCATCGACGAATGTCATGGAACAGGATTTTTTGGACCAACTGGCAG AGGAACTGATGAGCATTTTGGATTGGAAGTTGATATCATAAACTCAACTCTTGGTAAAGCCATGGGAGGTGCTGCTG GTGGTTATACCTCTGGACCAAAAGAACTTGTACAGCTTTTAAGACAACGATCCAGaccttatttattttcaaacacgTTACCACCACCAGTAGTAGCATGTGCTAGCAAG GCTTTTGATTTGATAATTCAGAATCCAGATTTACCAAAGAAGCTGTTGACCAATACAGTGAGATTTAGGTCTAAAATGACGGACGCTGGATTCACTATCTCT GGTGATCCAGGACATCCCATTTGTCCAGTTATGTTAGGAGATGCCAAGTTAGCTAGTACTTTTGCTGATGATATGTTGG AGAAAGGTATCTATGTAATAGGATTCAGCTATCCAGTTGTTCCAAAGG